The following are encoded in a window of Vigna unguiculata cultivar IT97K-499-35 chromosome 8, ASM411807v1, whole genome shotgun sequence genomic DNA:
- the LOC114194928 gene encoding uncharacterized protein LOC114194928, which produces MSQYVDVFTTQAELYTSDDAIICRVFPISLKGPALNWFTRLPPNSIDCFDTLANHFGIQFATSKPHHLTSLALVNIRQEKGESLREFMERFGKISLNISNLNPEVAMHHHITALKPGPFVDSLCKKPVKNLDELWTRATKFMQMEELKEFCNTTRLDAQEKRHHDRERMLAPRSGHRFKDSRQPKYSRYTPFVSNKARILEEALNTDLITTPRRGPTPPNADTTKHCRYHQNYGHTTEESFTLKDKIEEVIQAGHLRRFVKREGGGFSSRGE; this is translated from the coding sequence ATGAGCCAGTACGTGGACGTCTTCACCACCCAGGCAGAATTGTATACTTCGGATGACGCAATCATTTGTCGTGTTTTCCCAATATCCCTAAAAGGGCCTGCACTCAATTGGTTCACACGATTACCACCCAACTCTATCGATTGTTTCGATACGTTGGCCAACCATTTTGGCATACAATTCGCCACCAGTAAGCCACACCATCTTACTTCTCTGGCATTGGTGAATATACGACAGGAAAAAGGAGAGTCTCTGCGGGAATTTATGGAACGATTTGGGAAGATATCCTTGAATATCTCTAATTTGAATCCTGAGGTCGCCATGCACCACCACATAACAGCACTAAAGCCTGGCCCTTTCGTTGACAGTCTATGCAAGAAGCCCGTGAAAAATCTGGATGAGCTTTGGACCAGGGCCACCAAATTCATGCAGATGGAGGAACTGAAAGAATTCTGCAATACAACTCGATTAGACGCCCAGGAGAAGAGGCACCATGATAGAGAGCGAATGTTAGCACCCCGATCCGGCCACAGGTTCAAAGACTCTAGGCAGCCGAAATACAGTAGGTACACGCCCTTTGTGTCCAACAAAGCCAGAATTCTGGAGGAAGCACTGAACACCGATCTAATAACAACCCCTCGAAGGGGTCCGACTCCCCCGAACGCCGATACCACCAAGCATTGTCGGTATCACCAAAATTATGGGCATACAACGGAAGAGAGTTTTACCTTGAAAGACAAAATCGAGGAAGTGATACAGGCGGGACACCTAAGAAGATTTGTAAAACGGGAAGGCGGGGGATTCTCTTCCAGGGGAGAATGA
- the LOC114194926 gene encoding uncharacterized protein LOC114194926 encodes MRSPANIKEIQRLVGRLTALSRFMPKLAERIQRMFRFMNKAQKFVWDEACKQSFQALKEYLSSPPVLQKPSKGKPLLVYLAISTNAVSAAIVQDQAGDQRPVYFISKALHDAELRYQTVEKVILALVITTRRLRPYFQGNEVIVKFDYPIHKVLRRPDLTGRMVGWSVELSEYHLRCEARGPIKGQCLADFVNELTGDPNVHEEGWILLVDGSSNVKGGGARIVLQGPNDLLLEQALRFGFKPSNNQAKYEALIAGLTLAADMGADTVTCQTDSQLIVGHLDDTFQVKDPLLLRYYHVVQGMLNRFRTTSVKHVDRSQNPRADLLSKLATTKIKGQHHTVIHATLDRPTVTLVECKTTETVTPEDEEWMAPIIQLIQHGDTDGIDYPIMRRKASRFTLVGEELYKRGFSNPLLKCVTNCRAQYIMEELHMGICGLHSGSRTMAARVLRAGYYWPTVKEDCEKYVRKCA; translated from the coding sequence ATGAGAAGTCCAGCCAACATCAAGGAGATACAAAGATTGGTAGGGAGGCTAACTGCGTTATCACGTTTTATGCCTAAATTAGCAGAAAGAATCCAGCGGATGTTTAGGTTCATGAATAAAGCGCAAAAATTCGTATGGGATGAGGCTTGCAAGCAATCTTTTCAAGCGTTGAAGGAGTATTTGTCTTCTCCCCCAGTACTACAAAAGCCTAGCAAGGGAAAACCCTTGTTAGTATATCTAGCCATCTCTACCAATGCTGTTAGCGCGGCCATTGTACAAGATCAGGCGGGGGACCAACGACCCGTATACTTTATCAGCAAAGCCCTACACGATGCAGAATTGCGGTATCAGACTGTCGAAAAGGTAATCCTAGCACTTGTGATAACAACCAGACGATTGCGACCATACTTTCAAGGGAACGAGGTAATAGTCAAATTTGACTACCCAATACACAAAGTATTGAGGCGACCCGACCTCACCGGCCGAATGGTTGGGTGGTCTGTAGAACTATCTGAGTATCATCTTCGATGTGAAGCCCGAGGGCCGATTAAGGGACAATGCCTGGCAGATTTTGTCAACGAATTAACAGGAGATCCTAACGTACACGAGGAAGGCTGGATCCTGTTGGTGGATGGCTCCTCCAACGTGAAGGGCGGGGGCGCTAGAATTGTTTTGCAAGGACCGAATGATTTGCTACTCGAGCAAGCCTTGCGCTTTGGCTTTAAACCCTCGAACAATCAGGCAAAATATGAGGCATTAATAGCGGGGTTGACCCTCGCAGCAGACATGGGAGCAGATACGGTGACATGCCAAACTGATTCTCAGCTGATAGTAGGACACTTGGATGACACTTTCCAGGTAAAGGACCCACTCCTATTACGATATTATCACGTTGTGCAGGGCATGTTGAACAGATTCAGAACAACAAGCGTAAAGCATGTTGATAGATCCCAGAATCCCAGAGCCGACTTGCTCTCGAAGTTGGCGACTACCAAAATAAAGGGGCAACATCATACAGTGATCCATGCCACACTCGATCGTCCTACTGTAACCTTGGTAGAATGCAAGACTACTGAGACTGTCACACCAGAGGACGAAGAGTGGATGGCTCCTATTATACAATTAATTCAACATGGTGACACAGACGGAATTGATTACCCTATCATGCGTAGAAAAGCTTCTCGATTCACTTTGGTTGGTGAAGAATTGTACAAACGAGGCTTCTCCAACCCTCTGTTAAAATGCGTCACAAACTGCCGAGCCCAGTATATTATGGAGGAGTTGCACATGGGGATTTGTGGCTTACATTCAGGATCTCGAACCATGGCAGCTCGGGTGTTACGAGCAGGATACTATTGGCCGACTGTAAAAGAAGACTGCGAGAAGTACGTAAGGAAGTGCGCCTAG